A single genomic interval of Carassius auratus strain Wakin chromosome 30, ASM336829v1, whole genome shotgun sequence harbors:
- the LOC113050035 gene encoding CUB and sushi domain-containing protein 3-like isoform X1, with amino-acid sequence MKLVLLLLLLLGSLQGVFTQVVTPAFTERTAVEEGLGSGLLEVEQEDELADTYWSGTAPICFGGCKGRQRELKRDNCGDSDCCWVGFKSLCRVNCGKPDVDFNGMVYGSDWWVGSVVRYDCRPGFVLVGDPARACQSNGKWTPKPSCLRVCYRGRVEINEKDIDGTCSSTCPDAKSYAVPLNHKCSRIENCRTKESGWKRWFTRCNFCDCDCFTPCGKSFKLELLTT; translated from the exons ATGAAACtagttctgctgctgctgctgcttctgggGTCCTTGCAAGGGGTATTCACTCAAGTGGTTACGCCAGCATTTACTGAAAGAACAGCTGTGGAGGAAGGCCTAGGAAGTG GTCTGTTAGAGGTGGAACAGGAGGATGAACTAGCAGACACTTACTGGTCTGGGACAGCCCCCATTTGTTTCGGAGGTTGTAAAGGCAGACAGAGGGAGCTGAAAAGAGACAACTGTGGAGATTCAGACTGCTGCTGGGTGGGATTTAAATCCCTGTGTAGAG TGAATTGTGGAAAGCCTGATGTGGACTTTAATGGGATGGTGTATGGGAGTGATTGGTGGGTGGGTTCTGTAGTGCGGTACGACTGCAGACCAGGGTTCGTGTTGGTGGGAGATCCTGCTCGAGCTTGTCAGTCCAATGGGAAATGGACACCCAAACCATCCTGTCTTA GAGTGTGTTATCGTGGCCGGGTTGAGATCAATGAGAAGGACATCGACGGGACATGTTCGTCTACCTGTCCTGATGCTAAAAGCTATGCAGTCCCTCTGAACCACAAATGCAGTCGTATTGAGAACTGCAGAACTAAAGAATCAGGCTGGAAGCGCTGGTTTACACGCTGCAATTTCTGCGACTGTGACTGCTTCACTCCCTGTGGTAAGTCATTTAAACTGGAACTACTTACAACATAG
- the LOC113050035 gene encoding CUB and sushi domain-containing protein 3-like isoform X2 has protein sequence MKLVLLLLLLLGSLQGVFTQVVTPAFTERTAVEEGLGSGLLEVEQEDELADTYWSGTAPICFGGCKGRQRELKRDNCGDSDCCWVGFKSLCRVNCGKPDVDFNGMVYGSDWWVGSVVRYDCRPGFVLVGDPARACQSNGKWTPKPSCLRVCYRGRVEINEKDIDGTCSSTCPDAKSYAVPLNHKCSRIENCRTKESGWKRWFTRCNFCDCDCFTPCALQGRRQ, from the exons ATGAAACtagttctgctgctgctgctgcttctgggGTCCTTGCAAGGGGTATTCACTCAAGTGGTTACGCCAGCATTTACTGAAAGAACAGCTGTGGAGGAAGGCCTAGGAAGTG GTCTGTTAGAGGTGGAACAGGAGGATGAACTAGCAGACACTTACTGGTCTGGGACAGCCCCCATTTGTTTCGGAGGTTGTAAAGGCAGACAGAGGGAGCTGAAAAGAGACAACTGTGGAGATTCAGACTGCTGCTGGGTGGGATTTAAATCCCTGTGTAGAG TGAATTGTGGAAAGCCTGATGTGGACTTTAATGGGATGGTGTATGGGAGTGATTGGTGGGTGGGTTCTGTAGTGCGGTACGACTGCAGACCAGGGTTCGTGTTGGTGGGAGATCCTGCTCGAGCTTGTCAGTCCAATGGGAAATGGACACCCAAACCATCCTGTCTTA GAGTGTGTTATCGTGGCCGGGTTGAGATCAATGAGAAGGACATCGACGGGACATGTTCGTCTACCTGTCCTGATGCTAAAAGCTATGCAGTCCCTCTGAACCACAAATGCAGTCGTATTGAGAACTGCAGAACTAAAGAATCAGGCTGGAAGCGCTGGTTTACACGCTGCAATTTCTGCGACTGTGACTGCTTCACTCCCTGTG CTTTACAGGGTAGAAGACAGTGA